A single region of the Aeromicrobium chenweiae genome encodes:
- the rimP gene encoding ribosome maturation factor RimP has product MTDSLETLVETTVSSLGLDLEAVELTPAGRKRVLRIAVDRDGGVGIDHITDATRALSEVLDASDVMGQEPYTLEVTSRGVDRPLTLPRHWRRNEGRLVRLRLADDSSVDGRIGASDDDGVEIVGRTTTRYPYDQITSALVQIELNPKDA; this is encoded by the coding sequence ATGACGGACAGTCTGGAGACCCTCGTCGAGACCACCGTGTCGTCGCTCGGCCTCGATCTCGAGGCAGTGGAGCTGACGCCGGCCGGCAGGAAGCGCGTCCTCCGCATCGCGGTGGACCGGGACGGCGGTGTGGGCATCGACCACATCACCGACGCGACCCGCGCCCTCTCGGAGGTCCTCGACGCCAGTGACGTGATGGGGCAGGAGCCCTACACGCTCGAGGTGACGTCCCGCGGCGTCGACCGCCCGCTCACGCTGCCACGCCACTGGCGTCGCAACGAGGGGCGCCTGGTCCGCCTGCGGCTCGCGGACGACTCCTCGGTCGACGGACGCATCGGTGCGTCCGACGACGACGGCGTGGAGATCGTCGGCAGGACGACCACGCGGTACCCCTACGACCAGATCACCTCAGCGCTCGTGCAGATCGAGCTCAACCCGAAGGACGCCTGA
- the truB gene encoding tRNA pseudouridine(55) synthase TruB, with amino-acid sequence MTDQQSGLVIVDKPAGWTSHDVVGRMRRLAGTKKVGHAGTLDPMATGVLVLGINRATRLLGHLTMADKEYVGTIRLGQSTVTDDAEGEVTSSTSAAHVDEAAVRAILPAYTGRIMQVPSSVSAIKVDGVRSYAKVRSGEEVELKARPVEVSTFEVDEVRHEGDVVDVDVRVVCSSGTYIRALARDLGADLGVGGHLTMLRRTRVGSFGLSIARTLEQLESELIVVGLDDVARASFASYDLAEREAADVRFGRALTGIQLGAPGPVAVFDPAGEFLALYEQRGGVAKPVAVFV; translated from the coding sequence GTGACGGACCAGCAGTCGGGGCTCGTCATCGTCGACAAGCCCGCAGGCTGGACGTCCCACGACGTCGTCGGGCGCATGCGCCGGCTGGCCGGGACGAAGAAGGTCGGCCACGCCGGCACGCTGGACCCGATGGCGACCGGCGTGCTGGTGCTCGGCATCAACCGCGCCACGCGCCTGCTCGGCCACCTGACGATGGCCGACAAGGAGTACGTCGGCACGATCCGGCTCGGCCAGTCGACCGTCACCGACGACGCGGAGGGCGAGGTCACCTCCTCGACGTCCGCGGCACACGTGGACGAGGCCGCGGTGCGGGCGATCCTGCCCGCCTACACCGGTCGCATCATGCAGGTGCCGTCGTCGGTGTCCGCGATCAAGGTCGACGGCGTGCGCTCGTACGCCAAGGTCCGCTCCGGCGAGGAGGTCGAGCTCAAGGCCCGGCCCGTGGAGGTCTCGACGTTCGAGGTCGACGAGGTGCGCCACGAGGGCGACGTCGTGGACGTCGACGTCCGTGTCGTCTGCTCCAGCGGGACGTACATCCGAGCCCTCGCGCGTGACCTCGGTGCCGACCTCGGCGTCGGCGGTCACCTGACGATGCTGCGCCGCACCCGCGTCGGGAGCTTCGGCCTGTCGATCGCCCGCACGCTGGAGCAGCTGGAGTCCGAGCTGATCGTGGTCGGGCTCGACGACGTGGCCCGTGCCAGCTTCGCCTCGTACGACCTGGCCGAGCGCGAGGCCGCTGACGTGCGGTTCGGCCGCGCGCTCACCGGGATCCAGCTCGGAGCGCCCGGACCGGTCGCCGTGTTCGACCCGGCGGGGGAGTTCCTTGCGCTCTACGAGCAGCGTGGTGGCGTGGCCAAGCCTGTGGCCGTGTTCGTCTGA
- the infB gene encoding translation initiation factor IF-2 has product MAVRVHELAKEFGVESKVVLNTLKDMGEYVKSASSTVEAPVVRRLNEEHGEALRAQGAKKSGRKAPAQAEAAPAAAPTQAAAPAAPAAPAAPTPGPAAPAAPARTPGPVPGPRKAPEPAPVAKKAPAAPAAPAAPAAAATPAPEAPTRTPGPTPGPRPSAGGARPGNNPFSSTQGMQRNTPRPPAAREGGSGSGAAPTPGGMPRPNPAMMPRQSGLPGPSAGRGAPGRPGAPGRGGPGGAPGRGGPGGGGGGFAGRPGGGGAPGRPGGGGFSGPPRTGGPAGRNTRGGTQGAFGRAGGPVRRGRKSKRAKRQEFDQMQAPAIGGVRVRKGNGETVRLTRGSSLADFADKIGADSASLVEVLFHLGEIVTATQSANDETLLLLGEELNYNVEVISPEDEDRELLESFDIEFGEDEGAEEDLAPRPPVVTVMGHVDHGKTKLLDALRSSNVVDKEAGGITQTIGAYQVATDVDGTERRITLIDTPGHEAFTAMRARGAQATDIAILVVAADDGVMPQTVEALNHAKAAGVPIVVAVNKIDKPDADPTKVRGQLTEYGLVPEEYGGDTMFVDVSAKAGTGLDALLEAVILTADASLDLRANPHQNAEGLVIEAHLDRGRGPVATVLVHRGTLKVGDSIVAGPAFGRVRAMLDEYGNNIEEATPSRPALVLGLTAVPGAGDNFMVVADDRLARQIAEKREARERNALLAQRTGRRTLEDFMSSMEKGETDELLLILKGDGSGSVEALEDALAKIDVGDEVALRVIDRGVGAITETNVMLAAASNAVIIGFNVRPQGKATELADREGVEIKYYSIIYNAIEEIEASLKGLLKPEFEEAQLGTAEIRDIFRSSKIGNIAGCMVTSGTIRRNSKARLLRDGSVVADNLDFSSLRREKDDVSEVREGFECGLVLRGFNDIKVGDVIETFEMREKPRA; this is encoded by the coding sequence GTGGCTGTAAGAGTCCACGAGCTCGCCAAAGAGTTCGGCGTCGAGAGCAAGGTCGTCCTCAACACCCTGAAAGACATGGGTGAGTACGTGAAGTCGGCCTCCTCGACCGTAGAAGCACCTGTCGTCCGGCGCCTCAACGAGGAGCACGGCGAGGCCCTGCGTGCGCAGGGCGCCAAGAAGTCCGGTCGCAAGGCTCCGGCCCAGGCCGAAGCCGCCCCTGCGGCTGCACCGACCCAGGCCGCTGCGCCTGCGGCACCTGCCGCTCCGGCCGCGCCGACCCCCGGTCCGGCCGCACCCGCAGCACCGGCACGGACGCCCGGCCCGGTCCCCGGACCGCGCAAGGCCCCCGAGCCGGCACCTGTCGCGAAGAAGGCACCGGCCGCACCTGCGGCTCCGGCTGCTCCCGCGGCTGCTGCCACCCCGGCGCCCGAGGCACCCACACGCACCCCGGGCCCCACGCCCGGTCCGCGTCCGTCCGCCGGTGGCGCTCGCCCCGGCAACAACCCGTTCTCGTCGACGCAGGGCATGCAGCGCAACACGCCGCGTCCGCCCGCCGCCCGTGAGGGTGGCAGCGGCTCCGGCGCAGCGCCGACCCCCGGCGGCATGCCTCGCCCCAACCCGGCCATGATGCCGCGCCAGTCGGGCCTCCCGGGCCCGTCGGCCGGTCGTGGCGCACCCGGACGCCCCGGCGCTCCGGGCCGTGGTGGCCCCGGTGGGGCTCCCGGTCGCGGTGGACCCGGCGGCGGTGGCGGCGGCTTCGCCGGTCGTCCCGGTGGCGGCGGCGCTCCGGGTCGTCCCGGTGGCGGCGGCTTCAGCGGCCCGCCCCGTACGGGCGGTCCTGCGGGTCGCAACACCCGTGGCGGCACCCAGGGCGCGTTCGGTCGCGCCGGTGGTCCCGTCCGTCGTGGACGCAAGAGCAAGCGCGCGAAGCGTCAGGAATTCGACCAGATGCAGGCGCCCGCCATCGGCGGCGTCCGCGTCCGCAAGGGCAACGGCGAGACCGTGCGTCTCACCCGTGGCTCGTCCCTGGCGGACTTCGCCGACAAGATCGGCGCGGACTCGGCATCGCTCGTCGAGGTGCTGTTCCACCTGGGCGAGATCGTCACGGCGACGCAGTCGGCCAACGACGAGACGTTGCTGCTCCTCGGTGAGGAGCTCAACTACAACGTCGAGGTCATCTCGCCCGAGGATGAGGACCGCGAGCTGCTCGAGTCGTTCGACATCGAGTTCGGCGAGGACGAGGGTGCCGAGGAAGATCTCGCACCGCGTCCGCCGGTCGTCACCGTCATGGGTCACGTCGACCACGGCAAGACCAAGCTCCTCGACGCGCTGCGCAGCAGCAACGTCGTGGACAAGGAGGCCGGTGGCATCACGCAGACCATCGGTGCCTACCAGGTCGCGACCGACGTCGACGGCACCGAGCGTCGCATCACCCTGATCGACACCCCCGGTCACGAGGCGTTCACCGCCATGCGTGCCCGTGGTGCCCAGGCGACCGACATCGCGATCCTCGTGGTCGCGGCGGACGACGGCGTCATGCCGCAGACGGTCGAGGCGCTCAACCACGCCAAGGCCGCCGGCGTCCCGATCGTCGTCGCGGTCAACAAGATCGACAAGCCCGACGCGGACCCGACCAAGGTTCGTGGCCAGCTCACCGAGTACGGACTCGTGCCCGAGGAGTACGGCGGAGACACGATGTTCGTCGACGTCTCGGCCAAGGCGGGCACCGGTCTGGACGCGCTGCTCGAGGCAGTCATCCTGACGGCCGACGCATCGCTGGACCTGCGTGCCAACCCGCACCAGAACGCCGAGGGTCTCGTCATCGAGGCTCACCTCGACCGTGGCCGCGGCCCGGTCGCGACGGTGCTGGTCCACCGAGGAACGCTCAAGGTGGGCGACTCGATCGTCGCCGGTCCGGCGTTCGGTCGTGTGCGCGCCATGCTCGACGAGTACGGCAACAACATCGAGGAGGCGACCCCGTCGCGTCCGGCACTTGTGCTCGGCCTGACGGCCGTCCCCGGTGCGGGCGACAACTTCATGGTCGTCGCCGATGACCGTCTGGCCCGCCAGATCGCCGAGAAGCGCGAGGCGCGCGAGCGCAACGCCCTCCTGGCGCAGCGCACGGGTCGCCGGACCCTCGAGGACTTCATGTCCTCGATGGAGAAGGGCGAGACCGACGAGCTGCTCCTCATCCTCAAGGGTGACGGTTCGGGCTCGGTCGAGGCGCTCGAGGACGCACTGGCCAAGATCGACGTCGGCGACGAGGTCGCGCTGCGGGTCATCGACCGCGGTGTCGGTGCGATCACCGAGACCAACGTCATGCTGGCCGCGGCGTCCAACGCCGTGATCATCGGCTTCAACGTCCGGCCCCAGGGCAAGGCGACGGAGCTGGCCGACCGCGAGGGTGTCGAGATCAAGTACTACTCGATCATCTACAACGCGATCGAGGAGATCGAGGCGTCGCTGAAGGGCCTGCTCAAGCCGGAGTTCGAGGAGGCGCAGCTCGGTACCGCCGAGATCCGCGACATCTTCCGCTCCAGCAAGATCGGCAACATCGCCGGTTGCATGGTCACCAGCGGCACGATCCGACGCAACTCCAAGGCACGCCTGCTGCGCGACGGCTCGGTCGTCGCGGACAACCTGGACTTCTCGAGCCTGCGGCGCGAGAAGGACGATGTGTCCGAGGTCCGCGAAGGCTTCGAGTGCGGTCTCGTGCTCAGGGGCTTCAACGACATCAAGGTCGGCGACGTCATCGAGACGTTCGAGATGCGCGAGAAGCCTCGCGCGTAA
- a CDS encoding response regulator transcription factor, whose product MSRILIVEDEDRISSFLAKGLKAEGFTPTVVTDGVTGLDYALTGEFDLMVLDIGLPGLDGFRILERVSADRPTLPVIVLTARDSVTDTVAALEGGAADYMSKPFKFGELLARVRLRLRSPGDAAPQEDLSVGPVRIDLRRRRAYVGEREVELSARELTLAEVLIRNRGLVLSREQLLSQVWGYDFDPGSNVVDVYIGYLRKKLGARLITTVRGLGYRVD is encoded by the coding sequence ATGTCCCGGATCCTGATCGTGGAGGACGAGGACCGGATCTCCTCGTTCCTGGCCAAGGGGCTCAAGGCGGAGGGCTTCACGCCCACGGTGGTGACCGACGGCGTCACGGGACTGGACTACGCCCTCACCGGCGAGTTCGACCTGATGGTGCTGGACATCGGCCTGCCCGGGTTGGACGGCTTCCGCATCCTGGAGCGGGTCAGCGCGGACCGCCCGACGCTGCCGGTGATCGTCCTGACGGCGCGGGACTCGGTCACCGACACGGTCGCCGCGCTCGAGGGCGGCGCCGCCGACTACATGTCCAAGCCCTTCAAGTTCGGCGAGCTGCTCGCCCGGGTGCGCCTGCGCCTGCGCTCCCCCGGCGACGCCGCGCCGCAGGAGGACCTCTCGGTCGGTCCGGTCCGGATCGACCTGAGACGCCGCCGGGCGTACGTCGGTGAGCGGGAGGTCGAGCTGTCCGCGCGAGAGCTCACCCTCGCTGAGGTGCTGATCCGCAATCGCGGGCTCGTCCTGTCGCGCGAGCAGCTGCTGTCGCAGGTCTGGGGCTACGACTTCGACCCGGGCTCGAACGTGGTGGACGTCTACATCGGCTACCTGCGCAAGAAGCTGGGTGCCCGCCTGATCACCACGGTGCGCGGCCTCGGCTACCGCGTCGACTGA
- a CDS encoding phospholipase D-like domain-containing protein, producing the protein MSLSRSTRRLVRQGLLATLVAQVTAVATLMGADRVRRLMRGRRVPDLPPAVPVSHPIGDGSVATTYTYGDALFDDMLAAIAGAERRILLETYIIKGDETGRRFKQALIDAAHRGVDVYVIYDQFANLVVKRSFLTFPPVVNVLVYPVVSSWKLLSPRHVGRDHRKILVVDDKVAYVGGYNIGSAYATEWRDTHLRIDGPAVWDLDNAFVDFWNTHPRRNTPMIEQIPPTGWRPEIRAHRNVPRQLMYPIRGMYLEAIDRAHLTIDITAAYFIPDRDILAALLDARRRGVRVRIIVPRVSNHVVTDWLSRGFYGRLLRAGVEIHRYRDHMVHAKTATIDGEWTTIGTANIDRLSLLGNYEINLEILDRGLARGMQQVFADDCEKCEQLTLEQWMSRPLLARVYEAILRPLAPLL; encoded by the coding sequence ATGAGCCTGAGCCGGAGCACCCGTCGTCTGGTCCGGCAGGGACTGCTGGCGACCCTCGTGGCGCAGGTCACGGCGGTCGCGACCCTGATGGGTGCCGACCGCGTCCGTCGCCTCATGCGCGGCCGCAGGGTGCCCGATCTGCCTCCGGCCGTGCCGGTGTCGCACCCGATCGGCGACGGCAGCGTCGCCACGACGTACACCTACGGCGACGCGCTGTTCGACGACATGCTGGCCGCGATCGCGGGTGCCGAACGGCGGATCCTGCTCGAGACGTACATCATCAAGGGCGACGAGACCGGTCGCCGGTTCAAGCAGGCCTTGATCGACGCGGCCCACCGGGGCGTGGACGTCTACGTGATCTACGACCAGTTCGCCAACCTCGTGGTCAAGCGCAGCTTCCTGACGTTCCCGCCGGTGGTCAACGTGCTGGTGTACCCGGTCGTGTCGTCGTGGAAGCTCCTCAGTCCCCGCCACGTCGGTCGTGACCACCGCAAGATCCTGGTGGTCGACGACAAGGTCGCGTACGTGGGCGGCTACAACATCGGCTCGGCGTACGCGACCGAGTGGCGCGACACGCACCTGCGGATCGACGGGCCCGCGGTGTGGGACCTCGACAACGCGTTCGTGGACTTCTGGAACACGCACCCGCGGCGCAACACCCCGATGATCGAGCAGATCCCGCCGACCGGGTGGCGCCCGGAGATCCGGGCGCACCGCAACGTGCCCCGCCAGCTGATGTATCCCATCCGTGGGATGTACCTCGAGGCGATCGACCGGGCGCACCTGACCATCGACATCACCGCGGCGTACTTCATCCCCGACCGCGACATCCTGGCCGCGCTGCTGGACGCGCGTCGGCGCGGCGTGCGGGTGCGGATCATCGTCCCGCGCGTGTCGAACCACGTGGTGACCGACTGGCTGTCCCGCGGCTTCTACGGGCGCCTGCTGCGGGCGGGAGTCGAGATCCACCGGTACCGCGACCACATGGTGCACGCCAAGACCGCCACGATCGACGGCGAGTGGACCACGATCGGCACCGCGAACATCGACCGGCTGAGCCTCCTCGGCAACTACGAGATCAACCTCGAGATCCTCGACCGCGGCCTGGCCCGTGGCATGCAGCAGGTGTTCGCCGACGACTGCGAGAAGTGCGAGCAGCTGACCCTCGAGCAGTGGATGTCCCGGCCGCTCCTGGCCCGGGTCTACGAGGCCATCCTGCGCCCGCTCGCGCCCCTGCTCTGA
- a CDS encoding DUF4439 domain-containing protein, with protein MTPTEALQAWLALEHEAVWLYPVVGARFAGLRPRASTAFRTHRDTRDALERRIRAAGEDPVANRLTYDVGPLDTEKRALRAARRLEAQISAVCLTLAGAAEGDLRAYAVRNLNRAALAELTWGARPQAFPGLP; from the coding sequence ATGACCCCCACCGAGGCCTTGCAGGCCTGGCTCGCGCTCGAGCACGAGGCGGTGTGGCTGTACCCGGTCGTCGGTGCGCGCTTCGCCGGTCTGCGTCCCCGTGCCTCCACCGCGTTCCGGACGCACCGGGACACCCGCGACGCGCTGGAGCGCCGCATCCGCGCGGCGGGCGAGGACCCGGTGGCGAACCGTCTGACGTATGACGTGGGGCCTCTCGACACCGAGAAGCGCGCACTGCGGGCCGCCCGCCGCCTCGAGGCGCAGATCAGCGCAGTCTGCCTGACGCTGGCCGGCGCCGCCGAGGGCGACCTGCGGGCGTACGCGGTCCGGAACCTCAACCGGGCGGCGCTGGCCGAGCTGACCTGGGGCGCGAGGCCCCAGGCCTTCCCCGGTCTCCCCTAG
- a CDS encoding serine/threonine-protein kinase, with product MSDTWGLAGGDQIAPGLTAVRPVGGGDVYEAWLAFDERLYAPVVAKVVRPGHVDAGSSRAALVREVEMLSRVSHPGIARLFSYDDEGPRPYLVLENVDGPTLSSLISTHGYLPLHQLLPLGLELCSALHYLRQQDVCHLDLKPSNVIMGAPAKLIDFSVAMDAQEAAGLTDPVGSDEYMAPEQCRPGVLGTVGHASDMWAFGATMFRAAAGYRAYDREPRWAQLDQTPFDLPHVVPTVLGDLIVSCLAPDAADRPGPAAVAEALEPLLARLPQARLSGFKVRL from the coding sequence ATGTCGGACACGTGGGGCCTGGCCGGGGGCGACCAGATCGCCCCCGGCCTCACGGCCGTCAGGCCCGTCGGCGGCGGCGACGTGTACGAGGCGTGGCTGGCCTTCGACGAGCGGCTGTACGCGCCGGTCGTCGCGAAGGTCGTCCGGCCGGGCCACGTCGACGCCGGGTCGTCACGGGCCGCGCTGGTCCGTGAGGTCGAGATGCTGTCCCGGGTCAGCCACCCGGGCATCGCACGACTGTTCTCGTACGACGACGAGGGGCCCCGGCCGTACCTCGTGCTCGAGAACGTGGACGGCCCGACCCTGTCGTCCCTCATCTCGACCCACGGCTACCTGCCGCTGCACCAGCTGCTGCCGCTGGGGCTCGAGCTGTGCTCGGCGCTGCACTACCTGCGCCAGCAGGACGTCTGCCACCTCGACCTCAAGCCGAGCAACGTCATCATGGGTGCCCCGGCCAAGCTCATCGACTTCAGCGTGGCGATGGACGCCCAGGAGGCCGCCGGGCTCACCGACCCGGTCGGCAGCGACGAGTACATGGCCCCGGAGCAGTGCCGGCCCGGAGTCCTCGGGACGGTCGGCCACGCGAGCGACATGTGGGCGTTCGGCGCCACGATGTTCCGCGCGGCGGCGGGCTACCGGGCGTACGACCGCGAGCCCCGGTGGGCCCAGCTGGACCAGACCCCGTTCGACCTGCCGCACGTCGTCCCGACAGTGCTCGGCGATCTCATCGTGTCCTGCCTCGCCCCGGACGCCGCCGACCGTCCCGGGCCGGCCGCGGTGGCCGAGGCGCTGGAGCCCCTCCTGGCCCGCCTCCCGCAGGCCCGGCTGTCGGGCTTCAAGGTGAGGCTCTGA
- the rbfA gene encoding 30S ribosome-binding factor RbfA has protein sequence MAGPRNAKVGDRIKVVVAQMLERRVKDPRLGFVTITDVRMTGDGQQASVFYTVMGDEAQRADTAAALKSATGLIRSEVGKQLGTRITPSITFYLDAVPETAKEIEDLLAKVKASDEEVASRSAGAQYAGDADPYKKPVADEDEDDDA, from the coding sequence ATGGCGGGACCGCGTAACGCGAAGGTCGGCGACCGCATCAAGGTCGTCGTGGCGCAGATGCTCGAGCGCCGGGTCAAGGACCCGCGACTGGGCTTCGTCACGATCACGGACGTCCGCATGACCGGTGACGGTCAGCAGGCATCGGTGTTCTACACCGTCATGGGCGACGAGGCGCAGCGCGCCGACACCGCCGCGGCGCTCAAGAGCGCCACGGGCCTCATCCGCTCCGAGGTCGGCAAGCAGCTCGGCACCCGCATCACCCCCTCGATCACGTTCTACCTCGACGCCGTCCCCGAGACGGCCAAGGAGATCGAGGACCTGCTGGCCAAGGTCAAGGCCTCCGACGAGGAGGTCGCGTCGCGCTCCGCCGGCGCCCAGTACGCCGGCGACGCCGACCCGTACAAGAAGCCCGTGGCCGATGAGGACGAGGACGACGACGCGTGA
- a CDS encoding YlxR family protein, translating into MARALHETGRLVKVVRTCIGCRQRADKAALVRIVAAQESTTVVVTPDLRGTLPGRGAHLHPTTRCLELATRRKAFGRALRVEGPLDLSALTAVVEER; encoded by the coding sequence ATGGCGCGAGCGCTTCACGAAACGGGTAGACTGGTGAAGGTCGTCCGGACGTGCATCGGTTGCAGGCAACGTGCGGACAAGGCCGCTCTGGTGCGGATCGTCGCAGCTCAGGAGTCCACGACAGTCGTCGTGACACCGGATCTGCGCGGGACGTTGCCGGGGAGAGGGGCGCACCTGCACCCCACGACCCGGTGCCTGGAGCTCGCGACACGCCGCAAGGCGTTCGGCCGGGCCCTTCGAGTAGAAGGCCCCCTGGACCTGAGCGCACTGACGGCCGTCGTCGAGGAAAGATGA
- the nusA gene encoding transcription termination factor NusA — MDIDMAALRALEREKEIPFEAICEAIETALLSAYQKTGAAHPHARVELDRKNGHVTVWAKERLETPPAPEPEEGQEPVRPETKFSAEFDDTPADFGRFAATIARQLIMQRIRDAEDESKFGEFAGKVGDIVSGVIQQGRNPNDVMLDLGRVEAILTSTERVPEEKYAHGERLKAYVYDVEKGLRGPRVKVSRTHPNLVKLLFALEAPEIADGSVEIVAIAREAGHRTKIAVRATAPGINAKGACIGPMGSRVRNVMHELHGEKIDIVDYSDDPADFIAHALSPSQVKSVTIVDGATRSARVVVPDFQLSLAIGKEGQNARLAAKLTGWRIDIRSDTEVPSQSGS, encoded by the coding sequence ATGGACATCGACATGGCCGCGCTCCGCGCTCTCGAGCGCGAGAAGGAGATCCCTTTCGAGGCGATCTGCGAGGCGATCGAGACTGCCCTGCTCTCGGCGTACCAGAAGACCGGCGCCGCCCACCCGCACGCCCGGGTCGAGCTCGACCGCAAGAACGGACACGTGACCGTCTGGGCCAAGGAGCGGCTCGAGACGCCGCCGGCGCCCGAGCCCGAGGAGGGCCAGGAGCCCGTGCGTCCGGAGACCAAGTTCTCCGCCGAGTTCGACGACACCCCGGCGGACTTCGGCCGCTTCGCCGCCACGATCGCCCGCCAGCTCATCATGCAGCGCATCCGCGACGCCGAGGACGAGTCGAAGTTCGGTGAGTTCGCCGGCAAAGTCGGCGACATCGTCTCCGGTGTCATCCAGCAGGGCCGCAACCCGAACGACGTGATGCTCGACCTCGGTCGCGTCGAGGCGATCCTCACCAGCACCGAGCGGGTCCCCGAGGAGAAGTACGCGCACGGCGAACGGCTCAAGGCGTACGTCTACGACGTCGAGAAGGGCCTGCGCGGCCCGCGGGTCAAGGTCTCGCGCACGCACCCCAACCTGGTCAAGCTGCTGTTCGCCCTCGAGGCGCCCGAGATCGCCGACGGCTCGGTCGAGATCGTCGCGATCGCCCGCGAGGCGGGTCACCGCACCAAGATCGCGGTCCGTGCCACCGCGCCCGGCATCAACGCGAAGGGCGCCTGCATCGGCCCGATGGGCTCGCGCGTCCGCAACGTGATGCACGAGCTGCACGGCGAGAAGATCGACATCGTCGACTACAGCGACGACCCGGCCGACTTCATCGCGCACGCGCTGTCCCCGTCGCAGGTCAAGAGCGTCACGATCGTGGACGGCGCGACACGCTCGGCCCGCGTGGTCGTCCCCGACTTCCAGCTGTCGCTCGCGATCGGCAAGGAGGGCCAGAACGCCCGTCTTGCCGCGAAGCTCACCGGCTGGCGCATCGACATCCGCTCGGACACCGAGGTGCCCTCGCAGTCGGGCTCGTGA